One window of Vicia villosa cultivar HV-30 ecotype Madison, WI unplaced genomic scaffold, Vvil1.0 ctg.002532F_1_1, whole genome shotgun sequence genomic DNA carries:
- the LOC131639102 gene encoding uncharacterized protein LOC131639102: MEIHDLFPETRDETSKSPSNPEQANQPTPPKKPTTSQSTKSFAQVLTGVCDIPLSQLPNPVIKGDKPSITIPEEEYEAGIAECKNNLHGRVLWQKGSTPLTVAALKEKLAISWSEVRNWGMLSLGKGYYEFNFASPDDMRRVRAFGTINLNPGSLKLFAWTKDFNPALQSNTSAQVWIRLFGLSQEYWRPRIVFAIASCVGTPICIDAASSKSRIDRTFGQYVRVLVDMDLTKDLNHNVLVERKGFAFFADIEYENIPSFCEHCKKLGHLRQDCKAMMKHMNTSAQRTKPIYVQKNNTRNIDTVEAPTTVLEEVIQPISEINANADPIIIPNPLNFISQPESESPVTEFVDASQVLETQVDLHNSWADLADLEEVPGDTEGAFTNAVSIIKKKQAARNKAKGASRSQAGPARSVP; the protein is encoded by the coding sequence ATGGAGATCCACGACCTATTTCCAGAAACTAGAGATGAAACCTCCAAATCACCCAGCAATCCAGAACAAGCAAACCAACCCACTCCTCCCAAAAAGCCGACAACCTCACAGAGTACAAAATCGTTTGCACAAGTCCTCACAGGGGTTTGCGATATCCCTTTATCACAGCTTCCAAATCCAGTCATCAAAGGGGATAAACCCTCCATCACCATACCTGAAGAAGAATATGAAGCAGGCATTGCAGAATGCAAAAACAATCTACACGGTAGAGTTTTATGGCAAAAGGGATCAACACCACTCACGGTAGCTGCGCTAAAAGAAAAGTTGGCAATTTCTTGGTCTGAGGTCAGGAACTGGGGAATGCTGTCTTTAGGTAAGGGATACTATGAATTTAACTTCGCAAGCCCAGATGATATGAGAAGAGTAAGAGCTTTTGGTACTATCAACCTAAACCCAGGATCTTTGAAACTTTTTGCGTGGACAAAGGACTTCAATCCTGCTCTCCAAAGTAACACTTCGGCGCAGGTATGGATTCGTCTGTTTGGGCTGTCTCAGGAATATTGGAGACCTAGAATTGTGTTTGCGATTGCCAGTTGTGTGGGAACGCCGATTTGCATAGATGCTGCATCTTCCAAGTCAAGAATTGATCGTACCTTCGGTCAATATGTGAGAGTCCTAGTGGACATGGACCTAACTAAGGATCTGAATCATAACGTCCTGGTTGAAAGAAAAGGTTTCGCGTTCTTTGCAGACATAGAGTACGAAAACATCCCTTCTTTCTGCGAGCACTGCAAGAAGCTTGGACATCTTAGACAGGACTGTAAAGCCATGATGAAACACATGAACACCTCTGCCCAGCGAACAAAACCCATCTACGTCCAGAAAAATAACACAAGAAATATTGACACTGTGGAGGCGCCTACCACTGTTTTGGAAGAAGTGATTCAACCTATATCGGAAATCAATGCTAATGCTGACCCTATCATCATTCCCAACCCCTTGAATTTCATTTCTCAACCAGAATCTGAATCGCCTGTCACTGAGTTTGTAGATGCTTCTCAAGTGTTGGAGACTCAAGTTGATCTTCACAACTCCTGGGCGGATCTTGCAGACTTGGAGGAAGTTCCAGGGGATACGGAGGGGGCTTTTACTAATGCAGTATCAATAATAAAGAAGAAACAAGCAGCTCGAAACAAGGCGAAGGGTGCCTCTAGGTCTCAAGCAGGACCTGCTCGATCTGTCCCATGA